In Catenulispora sp. MAP5-51, the genomic stretch GCACCGGGCAGCGTGACCCTGACCCATCAGGACGCACTGCTCAATCCGGGCTTCGACATGACGACCGCGTGGATCCCGCTGATGGCGGTGGACGCCGAACTCGGCGGCCTGGCGGTGGCGGAGGGCAGCCACCGCCGGGGCTGCGTGCCGTTGGAGGAGCTGCCGCCGCTGGAGAATCTGTGGCGCGGCGCCGTGTACGAGCCGGGCGACGTCGTCCTCATGCACGAGGCACTGGTCCACACCGGACTGCCGAACCGCTCACCGGACGGCTTGCGGCTGTCGATCGACGTACGGTTCCAGAACCCGGCGGCCCCGCCGGCGGTCGTCGGGCACATCGCCGAAGTGGACGCGGCCTCGGTGCGCATCGAGGGCGAGGACGGCAAGAGCGTGACGCTCGGCCTGGACGCCTCCACACTGCTGCGCGGCGCGTCCGGGCAACGGATTCCGCTGGCGGAGCTGACGGAATCGGAGCTCGCGCCGGGTCAGCGTGTCATCGCCTCGCAGCGGGACGGTACCGCGGTGATGGTCAAGGCGCTGTAGGCACCACCCACGGAAAACCATCGGGATCCGCGGCGATGCGCGCTTGCAGATCCTCGTCCCGGTGACCGCGAATCCGGTCCAAGAACGGGAAATCCTCGGGACCCACCGCGAGCTTGGCCAACGGCTCGACCGGCACGGGGCTCGCGGCCTGCGCGACGTGCACCTGGGTATCGCCGAAGCCGGCCACGAGCGGCGGCTGGGCTTCGAAGCTGCTCGCCGGGAGTAGGTAGACCGTCCCTTGGCGCCACGGCTTCTGCTGGAGTGCCGTGTCGCTGATGGAGAAGTAGTAGAACGGATCGCTGAGCCCGCCGGTCTGCGAGGCGAGCCGGACGCAGGAGTTGACCAGCATCATCGGATGGCGCTCGCGGTCCAGCACCGCGTAGTACATCGGCCACAGGCCGTCGGCTGCGGCGAAGACCGCGCGGCGGTTGCTGAACTCGAGCGGATCGTCCGGCTGGCGGGGCTCGAACCTGGCGATGGCGGGGTCGCCCGAGCCGTGCAGGACCAGGCCCGCCCGCTCCGCCACGTGGGAGAGGAACTGCCATTTCGGCAGATCGAGCCGGTAGTCGATGCAGTGGCCCGGGCCCTGTTCGAGGGCCCGGGCCACCAGCTGGTCGACCGCCGCCAGCGTGTCGCCGTCGCGGCGCAGGTCAGGTCTGCGGAGCCAATAGGCTGGCATGTCCACCGCGGCACCTTACCGCGCACGCGTCAGGCAGTCGCCCCTAACTCTTGGCCGAAGCCGAAGCCGAAGCCGGTGCTGATGCCGCCGCCGAAGCCGGACCCCACGGCTCGAGATCCCACGCCGGGAACGAGAACGCGTCCCACATCGCGCGCTCGGCCTCCTGCGGCCCGTCCTGCACGCGCTCCGTGACGTCCCAGATCTTCGTGGCGCGGGTGGCCGGGGTGTAGCTCGGCCAGCCGGGACGGCCGTCGCGGGCGAAGCCGGACCACGCGTCCATCATGTCCCGGGACAGGGTCGTCAGCTGCGGGCGTTCGGCGGCCAGGGTGGCGGCGCCGCGCGGGTAGTCGGCGATGTCCAGGTTGCCCAGGACGAAGGGCACCTCCTCGGTGTGCATCGCGCCGAGGTTCTGGGCCTCCGGCAGGCCGCTGACATAGGGGACGTGCCAGTCGAACTGGTAGACGTACGTGGGACGCCAGCGGGATTGGGCCTGGGCCATGCGCAGGCTGGGGACGCGGAACATCTGGTCGGTGAGCATGGCGTTCACCACGCGGCCCGGGGGCAGGCCGGGGCGGTCGGCGGCGTACCGGTCGAACATCGCCTGCTTCTGCGGGGCCAGGACCGTCGGGAAGCTGCGGTAGGCCGACAGGGGCAGGTCCAGGACCTGGGGTGCGAACAGGGCCCAGTAGTCGGTCTCGTTCTCGGTGGTGCCGACCATCAGGTCCACGTGCCGGGCGCTGCCCGCGGCGATGCGGTCGTCCACCGGGCCCGGGATCAGGGTGCCGTCGATCGAGGGGCCGAAGAACAGGGCGTCGGCGAGGCCTGACACACCCTGCTGGGCCTTGTTCTGCAACTCCATCAGCTGCTGGGTGCTCATCGCGTCCAGCTGGGCAACGCTGGTGATACCCCCGATGCTCAGCAGGTGGGCCGCGGCGTCGCGGGCGTACTGCTGGGTGTGGACCAGGTAGCCGGGGCCGCTCTCCACGATCGCGCGCCGGAAGAGGCGTTCGGGGTGGTCGCCGGCCAGGAGGGCGGAGATGGAGATCGCGCCGGCCGACTGGCCGAAGACGGTGACATCATGCGGATCGCCACCAAAGGCGCGAATCTGGCGCTGGACGAAGGTCAGGGCCGCGATCTGGTCGCGCAGACCGTTGTTGCCCGAGCCCGCGTAACTCCGGTCCAGGCCGCCGAGTTCGGTCCAGCCCAGCATCCCGAGCCGGTAGTCGACGCTGACCACGACCGCGTCCCCGCGTGCCGCCAGCGCCGAGCCGTCGAACACCGCCTCGTTCGCCGCGCCGAACTCGTCCGCGCCGCCGTGCAGGAACACCAGCACCGGCTTGTCCGCACCGCCGGAGCGCGGCTGCCAGATCTGGGTGTAGAGGCAGTCCTCGCTGCCGCCGCCCGGGCCGCTCAGGTCCTGCGGACAGCCCGGCTTGGCGGCGGTCGCCTGAAGCGTGCCGCGCCACCGCGCGGACGGAGCCGGCGGCAGGAAGCGGCGGGCGCCGGTCGGCGGCGCGGCGTACGGGACGCCCAGGTAGGCGCAGGTGGCGCTGTGGGCCAGGCCTTGGACGCGGCCGAGCGTGGTGGCGGCGTCGCAGTCGCGGCTGCTCGGCACGCGGGACGAAGCAGCACCAGACGAAGCGGCACCAGATGACGAAGTACTAGACAGTGCAGCACCGGACGACGCTGCACGGCCCGCAGCCGCCGCCGGGCCGGCCGCACAGAGCACGCCGCCCAGCAGCAGGCTCAGCGCGGCCGCCATCGGCCACACCCTGCCCCTGATGGTCTTGTGGAACACGGAGCGATCCCCTTCATACCGACGGCCGGGGCCCGAGTGATCCCGGCCGTCCCAGCTTGGCGATCGGGGACCGGCGAGGACATCGGCGCGCGGGTGGAAAAAGGGATCTCCACCCGACAGGGCTAGGGACGCAGGTGGGCTGCGCGGCTCCACCCCGCGGGTGGAGGTGTTTCAGCGCCGTATCAGACGCAGACGCAGACGCTTCACGGCCTTCGATGTGAGAGCCCGGCCCCGGATCGCCCCCAGTCCGGCGGCTCCCCAGAATCCGTTCGCCAGCACGATACGGACGCTTCGGACCTCGTTCGGGGACAGCCGGTACTTGTGCGGTTCGGTGCCGCGGAGCAGCGACAGCTCCGGTATGCCTCGTTCGGCGGCCATCGTCATCGCGGCGCGGGTGAGGGCGACGGACACGTCCACGCGGGACCGCAGGGTCGGCAGGTAGCCGTACAGGTAGCCGCCGACCATGGATCTGCCGACGACGAGGAGGTCGGAGGCGACGTGTTCCACCTCGAGCGTGTCCTTGTTCTTCAGGCTGAACTCCGCCAGGACGGCCTGGAACCCGACAGTCTCGCCGGCCTCGGTCGACGCCCGCAGCACCGTGGTGAGATGCCCCCGGAAACGCTCGGTCAGATGCTCCGTGTTGACCGGACGGTCGGCCCATTGTTGGCGGTGCAGCTCCAGGAACCTGGCCATCGCGTCCTCGGCCTCGGCCGACGGGATCAGGCGGGCTTCCAGGCCGACCCGGTCGAGCTCACGCAGCCTCCGGCGCAACTGCTGCCGGAGCTTGGTCGTCTCGATCGACTCGACGTGCTCCCCCATCGGCACCCCTGGAAGAGACAAGCACACCTCGCCGGGGACCTCCATCGCCGCGCCCCGCCAGCCGTCGCGCACCCGGGCCAGGACGCTGCCGGGCCGCACATCGGGGAAGTCCAGCACGTCGAAGCGCAGCTCCCCGCGGATCGCGGCGGCCAGCCGCCCGACGATGGCGCGCGCGTCCGGCACGCCGTCACCCGAGTCGTCGACGAGGACGTCGCAGAAATCCGACTGCTCGACTCCCACCGGCCGCAGCACCCGCCACAGCCACTGCCGGGTGAGCACAAGAGCCGCCCCACCGACCAGCACACCCCGATACCGCACGCTGACCACACGCAGCCGACCACTCGCCGGCCCGTACCACCGGCACCATGACGAGAGCCAGATCCGCGACTGGAACGGGGTCGCCGCCGAACAGCGCAGAAAAAGCCGGTCCCACTCGGCGCCCAGCGCATCGAGTGCCTCGGCCCCCGAGGTGACGTCCGCGGTCCAGCCGGTGTCCCGGCTCGTCGATTCCGCCATCACCTACCCCGTGGTTTCAGCTGTGGGTTCGTCTCCCCAGGAACGTGGGGCGTCCCGACGGGAGCGCCGCTGCGCGTCAGATCCTAAGCCACGCTCAGCATACGGCCGTGTCCGGGCCTTGGTAGGGGGTTAGTTGGTGGTTTGCGCTAAAGGTCAGCGAATGGCCGGAAACGGCCGCCACTCCCCGAGACAGTCCCCCGAACCTATCGACGACTGCTGATATGAACGGGATATGATGCGCTATGCATCTTGGCTCGCACCTGGCCAGCGGGCACGCCCCGGAAACAGAGCCCGCGTTCATCCCCTACGACCCCGTCGAGCTCGACGAGGGCCACCAGCTGGATCCCGCAGCTGTCGAGAAGCGCATCATGGACGCCGCACCGCAGGTTGACGCCTGTCTCGTCGCCTCGGCGCGGCTGCGCGGGCGTGTGCAGACCGACGTCCTGCTGGCGTTGCGGCCCGGCACCGATCCCGACGACGACCACGAGGGCGCGGTCCTGGCCGCGCTCAGCGGGGCCGAGGCGGCAACGATGCGGCGGGTCCTGGTGCTCGGCGCCGACCGGGAGCTGTCGGCCGACGAGCTCGAGCATCGTCGAACCCTGATCTGGCAGCAGCAGGTCGCCGAGATCGCCGGGGCGCGGCTGCCCGGGGTCGGGGCCGCCGTGGATCCGGTGCCGGCGCCCACGGAGCGCGTTCCGGTGGCGTTCGCCGGGGACGGGGAGGGGGTCGCCGGGCTCAGCTGGGGGCAGCACGAGATCTGGCAGTCCATGACCCGGCAGGGGAACTGGCTGCCGCTGGGCGGATGGCGGCCGGTGGATCCCGGGACGACAGTCGAGGCGATCGCCGAGGAGCTCGCCTATCTGCACACCCGGTTCCCGTCGATGCGGACCCTGATGCGCTTCGACCCGCAGGGCCGGCTGACGCAGGAGCTGTTCGCCTCCGGAACCACGGAGCTGGACATCTTCGACCTGGACGCCGACGCCGCCCCCGAAGCCGTCGACGAGCTCGCCGCCGCCGTCTCGGCGCACTACCAGCACCAGCCCTACGACCTGCGCAACGAATGGCCGGTGCGGATGGGCGTGGTGCGGCAGGGCGGCGAGGCCACGCGGATGATCGTCGCCATGCACCACATGGCTTTGGACGGCGGCGGGGCCGAGACCATGCTCCGCGACGTCGCGACCCGGTCCACCGAGCCGCCCTCCGGGCTCCAGCAGCTGGAGCAGAGCGCGTGGCAGCGCTCACCGGCCGGCCGCCGGCACAGTGACAGGACCCTGCGGCACTTCGCCGACATCCTGCGGGCCATGCCGACCCCGACGTTCCCGCCCTCGGACGACCCGCGCCGCCCCCGCTACTGGAGCGCCGAGTACTACTCCCCCGCGCTGCGCCCGGCGCTGGCGGCCCTGCGCGAGCGCACCGGCGCCGACCCGACCCGGATCCTGTTCGCGGTGTACGGGATCGCGCTGGCCCACGTCACCGGCGTGCATCCGGTCATCTTCCGGCCGGTCATCGGCAACCGCTTCCGGCACCAGCTGGCCGACGTCGTCTGCCACGCGGCCCAGGCCGGACTGGTCCTGCTCGACGTCGCCGACGCCACCGTCGAGGAGGTGATCGAGCGCGCTGGCCCGTCGGCGATGAACGCGCTCAAGCACAGCTACTTCGATCCGGAGCAGCTCAACGAGATGACCGAGGCCATCGGCCGGGACCGCGGCGCCGAGCTGGACATCGCCTCGTTCCTGAACGACCGCCGCGTGGCCCCCGCGGCCGACGCCGCCGCTACCGCAGCCGCAACCGCGCCAGAAGCCGACACCCCGGCCGCACCGACCGCACCGACCGCACCGACCGCACCGACCGCCGAGGACTTCGCGGCGGCGCGCGCCGCGAGCCGCTTCACCTGGACCCAGCGCCGCAACGACCCGGTGGAGCGGCTGTTCCTGCACGTCGACGACGGCCCGGACGCCGTCACCCTGCTCGTCGAGGCCGACACCCGCGGCATGTCGCCGGCCCAGATCGAGCACCTGGTGCGCGAGATCGAGGAGGTCGCGGTGACGGCGGCGACGCAACCCGGGCTGAGCACGGGGATACCGGCACACTGACGGCATCGCGGGACGTTCCGCAAACGTGTCCGCGTGCCCTGATACGGCGTCGGGACCTGCCTTCACCCCGCCTGTGAAGGCAGGCCCCGGCGCACCACACGGCGCTTGGCGGCCGACAGCACGGCCAGCACGAGGAACCCGACGCCCATCGCGGCCGCCACGGCGCCGAACGAGCCGAGGCTGAAATACGGGTCGGTCATCTCCTCCACCAGCTCCGGGGCGAGACTGCCCATGATGGCCGCCGCCGCGGCGACCGGCCACACCGGCGAGCTCCAGGCCTGGACACAGACCGCCAACCCCGAGGCGAGCAGGATCGCGTACATGACTTCGTTGCCGGTCACCGGGACGACCCGGTGCACCACCGCGGGCAGTATGTGAGCCAGGCTCGCACCGCCGAAGGCGATCGCGGGAATCAGGGCCGCGAGCCAGCGCCGGGAGTGGCGGACCGGCGCGGCGCCACGCCCGAAGGACAGCATGACCGCACCGGCCGTCACCACATAAGGAATCGAGCCGTACAGTCGCGCATTCGCCAACGTCCCCATCGCGAACGATCCCGCGGTGAGAGTGGAGCCGGCCGCCAGCGCCACGACCAGCGTGATGCCCGTACGCCGCCACCCCGCGACCAGCGCCACGAAGGCGACAAGCCAGCCGGCCTGGGCAAAGGCAATCCATTCCCGCGCCGTCCCCATCCGCAGCGCCGACGGCACACTGCCCGATGCGTACAGGGTGAACCGGGCCATGAGGACCGCCTCGACAATCCCCTGCATCGCCATCAGCAGAACGCTGAGCAAGGCCACGATGCGGACGGCCTCGACACGGTCGGCGGCCTCCGCCGACTGGTGATCCATCCCGAACCGGGCCCGGATCCCCAGTCCGGCCAGGCTGAACACCTCGCCGACCTTCGGCCACTGCTGCCCCGGACCGCTCTTGTCCATGAGCACGGCGTGCAGTTCCTCACCGCGCTCGGCTCGATACACTTTCGGCAGAACCATCAGAAGCCTGCGATAGCGCCGCTGGAGAACTTCGCTCGTGCGATCCCCCGCCGGGTCACTCGATGAACTCATGGACGATATATATCGCCTGCCGAGCTATAGCCGCAAGCGGGTGCGGCTATAGCCCGGGTGATCGCGGGGCCCTGTGATCAGGAGCTGTAGGTCGTCGTGCAGACCGTGCCGTTCAGGCTGATCGCCGCCGGAGAGGGATACGCTCCGGTGTTGTTCCCGGCGAACCCGATGCTGGCCGAGTTGCCGCCGTTCGCCGCCAGGTTCGCGTTCCAGCTCAGGCTGGTGGCCTCGACGTTCTGGCCGCTGCCGGACCAGTTCGCGTTCCAGCCGGAGGACAGGCTCTCGCCGGTGCTCGGGAAGCTGAAGGTGAGCGACCAGCCGTCGATCGGGGCGGGCCCGGTGTCGGTGACGGTGAGCGCGGCGACGTAGCCGTTCCCCCATCCCGTCGTCACCTGGTAGTCCACGGCGCAGGTACTGGCCGCCGGCGTGCCGGTGGTGAAGGCCAGCGGGTCCGAGGGCGGCGACAGGTTCCCGTTCTGGTCGGTGGCCAGCACGTTGAGGGTGTAGCCGGTCCCGGGCACCAGGTTGGCGATCGTCGCCGAGGTGGACGTCGACTCGGCGAGCAGTTCGCTGGTCGTGCCGAACTGCCGGTAGACCTCGTAACGGGTGGCCGTGCCGCCGGTGGACGGAGTCCAGCTGACCGTCGCCTGCGTCCCGGTGACCTGCGAGACGGTCGGCGTACCCGGCGCCGTCAGGGTGCTGACGGGGTTGCCGGACGGGGTCAGCACGACGGTCTCGATCGAGTACGGCGGCAGGGTCTGGACCGCCCTGCTGCCGACGGCCGCGGACGTGATCGAGGTGGCCTCGTCGCCGTAGGTGTAGACGGTCGGCGTCGCGGTGCTCGGCGTGTACCCGGCATAGTGCAGGTTCACCGTGTAGGCATTGGCAGGGTCCTTGTTCACCAGCATGACCGCCAGGTTCCCGTTCGCCTGCTTGACCGCGTGCGCGGCGACGAGCTGCTGGTCGGTGCCGGCCCGGACCATCTGATCGCCGGGACGTCCGAGCTTGCTCAGCATGCTGATGGCGTAGTAGCTCGGGAACGGCGTGTTCATGGCCGGTTCGCAGACCGAGCCCACGCAAGTGCCGCTAGACAGCACGCCCCAGTCGTCGTAGTCCGTGGCGCCGTCAGGCGCGGTGCTGATCTGGGTCGGTCCGTTGTGGGTGTCCCACCAGTCGACGGTGAACACGCCTTGTTCCAACGCCGTGAGGTAGGTGTCGGCGCCGAACAGCGCGTCCGGCTGCGTGTCCTCGTCGACGCCGGCGTTCACCTCGGTGAGCGCGACCCCGAGATGAGAGGCGTTCGCCCCACCGTACTCGGCGATCTCGCTGCGCAGCTGCGCCAGCTCTCCCGGCAGCTGTGCCGGTTCGCCCAGCGCGGTGGCGGCACCGCTGCCGTTCGGATACCAGTGCACGATGACGAAGTCGACCGCCGAGCCGGCGATCGAGAGCACCTGCCGGTTCCAGTCGGCCGAGTCCCCGGAGGCCACCACGCCGTCCGGCCAGTTGCCGGGCAGTGTGAGCACGGCGCCCACCTTGATCGTGGGGTCGACCGCCTTCATCGCCTTGCTGTACTGGATGACGTTCTGGGCGTAGGTCGCAGGGCTCTTACTGTTGTGGTCGTCGGCCTCCCAGCCGTTGCCGTAATAGCCGTTGCCGTAGTTCTCGTTGCCGACCTCCCAGTACTTGTCGCCGTAGCCCTTGGTGACGTTGGCGTACTGGACCCAGTCGGCGGCTTCCTGCGGCGTGCCGGTGCCGTAGTTGGCGATCAGGATGGGCTGGGCCCCGATCTTCTTGACCGTGCCCATGAAGGAGTCGAAATCGGTGCCGGGGGCCACGTAGCCGCCGGGAGCGGTGTTGGTCTGCCAGTTGTACATGTCGCCGTAGGAACCGCCGGGGTAGCGCAGCATCCCGATCCCGGCCTGGCCGAGCAGGCCCTGGACCGCCGGGGTGTTCATCTGGCTGTCCCAGACCGCGCTGTTGAGGCCGTAGCCGGTGGCCGGGATGGTGCCCAGGCCTTCCAAGGTGTTGACGGTAACGTTGACCGGTGCGGCGGCCGCGGCGGTGGTCGCCGAGGCGTTGCCGACCGGGCCGGTGGCCACGACGCCGGTGACGGCGAGCAGCCCGGCAGCGGCGGCCGTGCCGAACCTCCCACCGCTCATGAATCTCCCGCCACTCATGAATCTCCCCACTCTCAAACCAGTGACTCCCTTCGATGAAACGGTTATCAGGGGATGGCGAACCTCAACAGCCGATCCGGCTCGTGCTCAGCACCACGTCGTCGAACCACAGGGTGTCGTCGCCGCTGCTGTAGTTCTCCCAGCCGAGCTTCAGATCGGTGAGCTGCGGACGCCATGAGGCCCCGGTGCCGGACAGCCACTGGTCGTCGACGTCCGGCGTGGACACGCCGTCCTCCGTGAGGCCCGCGACCGGGCTGCCGTTGTACCAGGTGTGGATCTGGCCGCCGGCGCCGTCCACGGAGAACTCCAGGCACTCCCACGCCCCGGTCGGGAACACGACGCTCTGCGCCACCCCGGCCGGGCTCTGGTCCGGCAGCGTGGCGTCGTCGGACTGGCGGTTCCACATCAGCGCGCCGTTCTGGGCGCCGAGGCGCAGGTCGGTGTTGCCGTGGGCGGAGTCGTTCATGGCCAGGAAGGTGGTGTGGTTGGTCGGCAGCGGCGCGGTGTGCTTCATCCAGAAGCGGACGTACCAGGTCGGTGCGGCGGTCGCCATGTCCGTCGAATCGCTGGCGAAGACGTGGTTGCAGTACGTTCCGTGGCCGTCGATCTCCAGGGACTTCACGCCGGAGTGCTCCTGCGCGGTGGTGATCGCGGCGGTACCGATGCCAGAACAGCTCGGGGTGACGATGGACCATCGGCCGGAGGGCGCGCTCGAGGTCTGATTCTCGAAGCCGTCGCAGAACACCGCGCTCGCCGGACAGGGTCCGCTGCTCGGCTGGCTCGAAGGTGAAGTCGAAGGTGAGCTGGAAGGCGAGCTCGGCGTCCCGATGCCGCTGCACGGCACCCCGTTGAACGCGAAGTTTGCCGGCGCACTGTTCGTCCCGGAATACGTGGCCTGGAAACCGAACCCGGCCGTGGCCCCAGACGCGACCGATCCGTTGTACGGCTCACTGGCGGCGCTGACCTGCTGACCGCTTTGGCTCAACTGCGCGTTCCACCCGGAGGTGACCTGCTGGTTCCCGGTCCACGACCAGGTCGCCGTCCAGGCGCTCACCGCCGGGCCGTTGTTGGTCACCGTGACATCGGCGGTGAAGCCGGTGCTCCACTGGTTCACCTGATAGGTGACCGTGCAGCCGGCACCGGCGCCCTCGGCCGGTCTGGATCCGAAGACGAACATCGCCGACAGGGCCACAACGGCCGCAGCCACCAAGGCCAGCGTGCGGATGCTGCGCACATACATCAGGGCACCTCCACTGTGAATGCGGCCGTATGTTCGACCCCTGAGGTCTCGAACTGGACGAACAGCCGCCACGTGCCGGGCTCGGGGAAGAGAATCTGCGCCGTCAGAGCTCCGGCACCGCCGGCGCCTCCGGCGGAGCGTCCGGTGGACAGTGCTCGGGCGAAGGCCGCGTCTCCGGTGTGGAACGCGGTCAGGTGCGCGTAACCGTCGAGCAGCCGGTCGAACTGCTGGACGGCCTTGCCGTCCTTGGCGACGGCGACTCCGAGGTCCGTCTCAGATCCCTGACGCGGCGAGCCGGTCAGTTTGAGCGTGTAGCCGTCGGCGGTCGCCGTGTCGGTCGCCGGAGGCAAGGGGGCGGCAGCAGCAGCGGCGCCGGACACCGTCAGCGGCTGGGACAGCGAGTACGACAAAGGGGTCCCGGCGCTGGAATCGGGCGCCGCGAACGTGATGTAGGCGCGGTACGAGCCGGCCGTCAGCGCCGGCAGCGGGACCGTCCAGGTCCCGTCGGCACGCATCGAGGCGGTCAGCTGGTGGAAGTCGCCGAGGTCGCTCCGGACGAGATAGAACACCAGGAGCTGGCCCTCGTACGGCTGGAACCGCGTGACGTTCTTACCGCCGGGGCCGGTGATGTGGAACGTGTACTGCGCGGGCGAACCCGCTGCCATCGTGGCGGCGCCGGCGACGTAGGAGTAGCCGCCGACAGCGCCGTGCAGGCCGTTGTCGGCGGCCACCGCCGCAGCGACCTTCGGACCGCTGGGGGATCCCATGCCCGGCATGTCCATACCGTTCATGCCGCTCATGCCGTTCATGTCCATGCCGGACATGCTCTTGGCCCCCGACGAGTGACCGCAGGCCGCCAGCGCACAGACGAGCGCGGCGGTGACCACCACACGACGGAGCCGTGGGCGAACCGGCATGGACATGGCAGGACCCTTCATCGCAGGAGAAATGGACGGGCTGGTCCTACGGACTGGTGCAGGACAGGCTCTCCGGCTGGGTGGGAGCGCTCGTCTGGTTGGCGACGAAGCCGAAGTTCGTACTGGCTCCGGCGGCCAGTTGCGAGTTCCAGTCCGCCGACTTCATCGAGGCCAGCGAGCCGGACTGCGACAGCGTTCCGTTCCAAGCGCTGACCACGGTCTCGCCGTCGGCCAGGACCCAGCCGACCGTCCACTTGTTCATCGGGGTGGTGCCGGGGTTGGTGACGGTGATCTGGGCCTGGAAGCCGCCGCTCCAGGAGTTGGTCACCGAGTACGTGGCCTGACACGGCGTCGAGGGCGGCGGCGGGGCGGTCGCGCC encodes the following:
- a CDS encoding phytanoyl-CoA dioxygenase family protein, with amino-acid sequence MSELRVANDHLGDPSRLRALFDDQGYLFFRDVLDQDAVLAAGRQVVRTLIEQGLVQRMPLSNEDDASLQDALNAQQLWERLVTTPSVAAFFTKVAGAPVRFIPLARYRVMAPGSVTLTHQDALLNPGFDMTTAWIPLMAVDAELGGLAVAEGSHRRGCVPLEELPPLENLWRGAVYEPGDVVLMHEALVHTGLPNRSPDGLRLSIDVRFQNPAAPPAVVGHIAEVDAASVRIEGEDGKSVTLGLDASTLLRGASGQRIPLAELTESELAPGQRVIASQRDGTAVMVKAL
- a CDS encoding carboxylesterase/lipase family protein encodes the protein MFHKTIRGRVWPMAAALSLLLGGVLCAAGPAAAAGRAASSGAALSSTSSSGAASSGAASSRVPSSRDCDAATTLGRVQGLAHSATCAYLGVPYAAPPTGARRFLPPAPSARWRGTLQATAAKPGCPQDLSGPGGGSEDCLYTQIWQPRSGGADKPVLVFLHGGADEFGAANEAVFDGSALAARGDAVVVSVDYRLGMLGWTELGGLDRSYAGSGNNGLRDQIAALTFVQRQIRAFGGDPHDVTVFGQSAGAISISALLAGDHPERLFRRAIVESGPGYLVHTQQYARDAAAHLLSIGGITSVAQLDAMSTQQLMELQNKAQQGVSGLADALFFGPSIDGTLIPGPVDDRIAAGSARHVDLMVGTTENETDYWALFAPQVLDLPLSAYRSFPTVLAPQKQAMFDRYAADRPGLPPGRVVNAMLTDQMFRVPSLRMAQAQSRWRPTYVYQFDWHVPYVSGLPEAQNLGAMHTEEVPFVLGNLDIADYPRGAATLAAERPQLTTLSRDMMDAWSGFARDGRPGWPSYTPATRATKIWDVTERVQDGPQEAERAMWDAFSFPAWDLEPWGPASAAASAPASASASAKS
- a CDS encoding GNAT family N-acetyltransferase is translated as MAESTSRDTGWTADVTSGAEALDALGAEWDRLFLRCSAATPFQSRIWLSSWCRWYGPASGRLRVVSVRYRGVLVGGAALVLTRQWLWRVLRPVGVEQSDFCDVLVDDSGDGVPDARAIVGRLAAAIRGELRFDVLDFPDVRPGSVLARVRDGWRGAAMEVPGEVCLSLPGVPMGEHVESIETTKLRQQLRRRLRELDRVGLEARLIPSAEAEDAMARFLELHRQQWADRPVNTEHLTERFRGHLTTVLRASTEAGETVGFQAVLAEFSLKNKDTLEVEHVASDLLVVGRSMVGGYLYGYLPTLRSRVDVSVALTRAAMTMAAERGIPELSLLRGTEPHKYRLSPNEVRSVRIVLANGFWGAAGLGAIRGRALTSKAVKRLRLRLIRR
- a CDS encoding condensation domain-containing protein, whose amino-acid sequence is MHLGSHLASGHAPETEPAFIPYDPVELDEGHQLDPAAVEKRIMDAAPQVDACLVASARLRGRVQTDVLLALRPGTDPDDDHEGAVLAALSGAEAATMRRVLVLGADRELSADELEHRRTLIWQQQVAEIAGARLPGVGAAVDPVPAPTERVPVAFAGDGEGVAGLSWGQHEIWQSMTRQGNWLPLGGWRPVDPGTTVEAIAEELAYLHTRFPSMRTLMRFDPQGRLTQELFASGTTELDIFDLDADAAPEAVDELAAAVSAHYQHQPYDLRNEWPVRMGVVRQGGEATRMIVAMHHMALDGGGAETMLRDVATRSTEPPSGLQQLEQSAWQRSPAGRRHSDRTLRHFADILRAMPTPTFPPSDDPRRPRYWSAEYYSPALRPALAALRERTGADPTRILFAVYGIALAHVTGVHPVIFRPVIGNRFRHQLADVVCHAAQAGLVLLDVADATVEEVIERAGPSAMNALKHSYFDPEQLNEMTEAIGRDRGAELDIASFLNDRRVAPAADAAATAAATAPEADTPAAPTAPTAPTAPTAEDFAAARAASRFTWTQRRNDPVERLFLHVDDGPDAVTLLVEADTRGMSPAQIEHLVREIEEVAVTAATQPGLSTGIPAH
- a CDS encoding cellulose binding domain-containing protein — encoded protein: MSGGRFGTAAAAGLLAVTGVVATGPVGNASATTAAAAAPVNVTVNTLEGLGTIPATGYGLNSAVWDSQMNTPAVQGLLGQAGIGMLRYPGGSYGDMYNWQTNTAPGGYVAPGTDFDSFMGTVKKIGAQPILIANYGTGTPQEAADWVQYANVTKGYGDKYWEVGNENYGNGYYGNGWEADDHNSKSPATYAQNVIQYSKAMKAVDPTIKVGAVLTLPGNWPDGVVASGDSADWNRQVLSIAGSAVDFVIVHWYPNGSGAATALGEPAQLPGELAQLRSEIAEYGGANASHLGVALTEVNAGVDEDTQPDALFGADTYLTALEQGVFTVDWWDTHNGPTQISTAPDGATDYDDWGVLSSGTCVGSVCEPAMNTPFPSYYAISMLSKLGRPGDQMVRAGTDQQLVAAHAVKQANGNLAVMLVNKDPANAYTVNLHYAGYTPSTATPTVYTYGDEATSITSAAVGSRAVQTLPPYSIETVVLTPSGNPVSTLTAPGTPTVSQVTGTQATVSWTPSTGGTATRYEVYRQFGTTSELLAESTSTSATIANLVPGTGYTLNVLATDQNGNLSPPSDPLAFTTGTPAASTCAVDYQVTTGWGNGYVAALTVTDTGPAPIDGWSLTFSFPSTGESLSSGWNANWSGSGQNVEATSLSWNANLAANGGNSASIGFAGNNTGAYPSPAAISLNGTVCTTTYSS
- a CDS encoding cellulose-binding domain-containing protein, whose amino-acid sequence is MYVRSIRTLALVAAAVVALSAMFVFGSRPAEGAGAGCTVTYQVNQWSTGFTADVTVTNNGPAVSAWTATWSWTGNQQVTSGWNAQLSQSGQQVSAASEPYNGSVASGATAGFGFQATYSGTNSAPANFAFNGVPCSGIGTPSSPSSSPSTSPSSQPSSGPCPASAVFCDGFENQTSSAPSGRWSIVTPSCSGIGTAAITTAQEHSGVKSLEIDGHGTYCNHVFASDSTDMATAAPTWYVRFWMKHTAPLPTNHTTFLAMNDSAHGNTDLRLGAQNGALMWNRQSDDATLPDQSPAGVAQSVVFPTGAWECLEFSVDGAGGQIHTWYNGSPVAGLTEDGVSTPDVDDQWLSGTGASWRPQLTDLKLGWENYSSGDDTLWFDDVVLSTSRIGC